One Mycolicibacter sp. MU0083 DNA window includes the following coding sequences:
- the murJ gene encoding murein biosynthesis integral membrane protein MurJ — MSTPSTQPAQPAQPARPELTDAAVVSRSWGMALATLVSRITGFVRVVLLAAILGAALSSAFSVANQLPNQIAALVLEATFTAIFVPVLARAERDDPDGGAAFVRRLITLATALLLATTVLSVAAAPLLVRLMLGGDPQVNEPLTIAFAYLLLPQVICYGLSSVFMAILNTRNIFGAPAWAPVVNNVVAIATLVLYLLMPGELSVDPVRMGNAKLLVLGLGTTAGVVAQTAVLLVAIRRERISLRPLWGIDDRLKRFGAMAAAMVLYVLISQIGLVVTNQIAATSAASGPAIYYYAWLLLQLPFGMIGVTVLTVVMPRLSRNAAAGDDPAVLADLSLATRLMMITLIPIVALMTVGGPAIGSALFAYGNFGNVDAGYLGAAVTLSAFTLIPYAMVLLQLRVFYAREQPWIPIAIIVVITVVKIGASLLAPHLTENPDLVAAYLGLANGVGFLAGAIVGHVLLQRTLLPTGGPATVPGRTRLLGRDVVRTVLVTLTASLLAGLIAEILDRVLGLRGLTDHGAAGSMLRLLVLTLVMLPIIAAVMVRAQVPEAVAAVAAVRRRLGASRPETTLGNPPSPDPVVPYAEQNRLPTPAGEVSNDPARQTSPGPDTGGGTPKGAEVAHIPSDGAETRESEAASDEGLLTPGLTIAGGRYRLLVRHGRTAVLQFWQAQDTALSRQVALTFVDPEQTMSDDQLTGVLSRTQRLSQIDLPGIARVLDVVRIGAGGLVVSEWVRGASLPEVAGTEPSPIGAARAIRSLAAAAETAHHNGVALSIDHPARVRVSIDGDVTLAFPATMPDARPEDDIRGIGATLYALLVNRWPLPGDGDSGLAPADLDSTGNPVKPDAVKPDIPFQIAAAASHAIQPDGGIRGASTLSNLLQQATALHEQTELIGTLEDSPPAARREPTVPDEETRAERRRRVLIGLGIGGAVILIALLVLASVLNRIFGDVNGFDKTELGLSNPTTSSLPGATGPGGTVKPVQATVFSPGGEADRPQDAGLAIDGDPSTFWGTDTYSDPVPFPNFKNGVGLMLQLPKPTVIGTVSINVSSTGTRVELRSASTPKPTRLEDTTLLAPAKALQPGPNKITADSSAPTSNLLVWISTMGNTGGESRTQISEITITGAS, encoded by the coding sequence GTGAGCACGCCGTCCACCCAGCCCGCCCAGCCCGCCCAGCCCGCCCGGCCCGAGCTGACCGATGCCGCCGTGGTGTCGCGCTCCTGGGGGATGGCGCTGGCGACGCTGGTCAGCCGGATCACCGGGTTCGTCCGGGTGGTGCTGCTGGCCGCGATCCTGGGTGCGGCCCTGTCCAGCGCATTCTCGGTGGCCAACCAGCTGCCGAACCAGATCGCCGCCCTGGTGCTGGAGGCGACGTTCACCGCGATCTTCGTGCCGGTGCTGGCCCGCGCCGAACGCGACGACCCGGACGGCGGTGCGGCCTTCGTCCGGCGGCTGATCACGCTGGCCACCGCGCTGCTGCTGGCCACCACGGTGCTCTCGGTGGCCGCGGCCCCGTTGCTGGTCCGATTGATGCTGGGCGGGGATCCGCAGGTCAACGAACCGCTGACCATCGCGTTCGCCTATCTGCTGCTGCCACAGGTGATCTGCTACGGGCTGTCCTCGGTGTTCATGGCGATCCTGAACACCCGCAACATCTTCGGGGCACCGGCCTGGGCGCCGGTGGTCAACAACGTGGTCGCGATCGCCACCCTGGTGCTGTATCTGCTGATGCCGGGCGAACTGTCGGTGGACCCGGTACGGATGGGCAACGCCAAGCTGCTGGTGCTGGGCCTGGGCACCACGGCGGGCGTGGTCGCCCAGACGGCGGTCCTGCTGGTGGCGATCCGGCGGGAGCGGATCAGCCTGCGTCCGCTGTGGGGAATTGACGACCGGCTCAAGCGTTTCGGCGCAATGGCCGCCGCGATGGTGCTCTACGTGCTGATCAGCCAGATCGGGCTGGTCGTGACCAATCAGATCGCCGCCACCTCGGCGGCCTCCGGGCCGGCGATCTACTACTACGCCTGGCTGTTGCTGCAACTCCCGTTCGGGATGATCGGCGTGACCGTGCTGACGGTGGTGATGCCGCGGTTGAGCCGCAATGCCGCCGCCGGCGACGATCCCGCGGTGCTGGCCGATCTGTCGCTGGCCACCCGGCTGATGATGATCACGCTGATCCCGATCGTGGCGCTGATGACGGTCGGGGGCCCGGCCATCGGCAGTGCGTTGTTCGCCTACGGCAACTTCGGCAACGTCGATGCCGGATATCTGGGTGCGGCGGTCACCCTGTCGGCGTTCACGCTGATCCCCTACGCGATGGTGCTGCTGCAGCTCCGGGTGTTCTATGCGCGCGAGCAACCCTGGATCCCGATCGCCATCATCGTGGTGATCACCGTGGTGAAGATCGGCGCTTCGCTGCTGGCGCCGCACCTCACCGAGAATCCCGACCTGGTGGCCGCCTACCTGGGCCTGGCCAACGGTGTGGGTTTCCTCGCCGGCGCGATCGTCGGTCACGTGCTGCTGCAGCGCACCCTGCTGCCGACCGGTGGGCCGGCGACCGTGCCGGGCCGCACCCGGTTGCTCGGCCGCGACGTGGTGCGCACCGTGCTGGTCACCCTGACGGCTTCGCTGCTGGCCGGGCTGATCGCCGAGATCCTCGACCGGGTGCTGGGGCTGCGTGGCCTGACCGATCACGGTGCCGCCGGTTCGATGCTGCGGCTGCTGGTGTTGACGCTGGTGATGTTGCCGATCATCGCGGCGGTGATGGTGCGCGCACAGGTCCCCGAGGCCGTCGCCGCCGTCGCCGCGGTCCGGCGTCGCCTCGGCGCGTCGCGCCCGGAAACAACCCTGGGCAACCCGCCTTCTCCGGATCCGGTCGTCCCGTACGCTGAGCAGAACCGTTTGCCCACACCGGCCGGGGAGGTGTCGAACGACCCCGCCCGGCAGACGTCACCGGGACCCGATACCGGTGGCGGAACACCGAAAGGCGCTGAGGTGGCTCACATTCCTTCCGATGGCGCCGAGACCCGCGAGTCCGAGGCGGCCTCCGACGAAGGCCTGCTGACGCCGGGACTGACCATTGCGGGCGGCCGTTACCGGTTGTTGGTGCGCCACGGCCGCACCGCCGTGCTGCAGTTCTGGCAGGCGCAGGACACCGCGCTGAGTCGGCAGGTGGCGTTGACGTTCGTCGACCCCGAGCAGACGATGTCCGACGACCAGTTGACCGGCGTCTTGTCGCGTACGCAGCGACTCAGCCAGATCGACCTCCCCGGGATCGCCCGGGTGCTCGACGTGGTGCGGATCGGGGCCGGTGGCCTGGTGGTCTCCGAATGGGTCCGCGGTGCGTCCCTGCCGGAGGTGGCCGGTACCGAGCCGTCGCCGATCGGCGCCGCCCGGGCGATCCGGTCCCTGGCCGCGGCCGCCGAGACGGCGCACCACAACGGTGTGGCGCTGTCGATCGACCATCCGGCCCGGGTGCGGGTCAGTATCGACGGCGACGTCACCCTGGCCTTCCCCGCCACCATGCCCGACGCCCGGCCCGAAGACGACATCCGCGGCATCGGCGCCACCCTGTACGCGCTGCTGGTCAACCGGTGGCCGCTGCCCGGCGACGGGGACAGCGGGCTGGCACCGGCGGACCTCGACTCGACCGGGAATCCGGTCAAGCCCGATGCCGTCAAACCCGACATCCCGTTCCAGATCGCCGCCGCCGCCAGCCACGCGATTCAGCCCGACGGCGGTATCCGCGGTGCGTCGACGCTGTCCAATCTGCTTCAGCAGGCCACCGCACTGCATGAACAGACCGAACTGATCGGGACGCTGGAGGACTCGCCTCCGGCGGCACGGCGGGAGCCGACGGTTCCCGACGAAGAGACTCGTGCGGAGCGACGGCGCCGGGTGCTGATCGGTTTGGGCATCGGTGGCGCGGTGATCCTGATCGCGCTGCTGGTGCTGGCCTCGGTGCTGAACCGAATCTTCGGTGACGTCAACGGATTCGACAAGACCGAGCTGGGCCTGAGCAATCCGACGACGTCGTCGCTGCCGGGCGCGACCGGTCCCGGCGGCACGGTCAAGCCGGTACAGGCGACGGTCTTCTCCCCCGGCGGCGAGGCGGACCGGCCGCAGGACGCCGGCCTGGCGATCGACGGGGACCCGAGCACCTTCTGGGGAACCGACACCTACTCCGATCCGGTGCCCTTCCCGAACTTCAAGAACGGTGTCGGGCTGATGCTGCAACTGCCCAAGCCGACGGTGATCGGTACCGTCTCAATCAACGTGTCCAGCACCGGAACCCGGGTCGAGCTGCGCTCGGCGTCCACGCCGAAGCCGACCCGGCTGGAGGACACCACGCTGCTGGCTCCGGCAAAGGCGCTGCAGCCCGGTCCGAACAAGATCACCGCCGACTCGTCGGCGCCGACGTCGAACCTGCTGGTGTGGATCTCCACGATGGGCAACACCGGCGGCGAGAGCCGCACCCAGATCTCCGAGATCACCATCACCGGCGCGTCCTGA
- the trxA gene encoding thioredoxin: MTDNHSTVTVSDATFAADVLASSKPVLVDFWATWCGPCKMVAPVLEEIAAERGETLTVAKLDVDANPDTARDFNVVSIPTLILFKDGQPVKRIVGAKGKAALLREIADTD; the protein is encoded by the coding sequence GTGACCGACAACCACAGCACGGTGACCGTCTCCGACGCGACCTTCGCCGCCGACGTACTGGCCAGCAGCAAGCCGGTGCTGGTGGATTTCTGGGCGACCTGGTGCGGACCGTGCAAGATGGTCGCCCCGGTCCTCGAGGAGATCGCCGCCGAACGGGGTGAGACGCTCACCGTCGCCAAGCTCGACGTGGACGCCAACCCCGACACCGCACGTGACTTCAATGTGGTTTCGATTCCCACACTCATCCTGTTCAAGGACGGGCAGCCGGTGAAGCGCATCGTGGGGGCCAAGGGCAAGGCGGCGCTGCTGCGGGAGATCGCCGACACCGACTAG
- the sigM gene encoding RNA polymerase sigma factor SigM, with the protein MGQRERSDAELLAAHVAGDRDAFGELFGRHHRRLLLLARRTTRCREDAEDALQEAMLSAHRTAGSFRYNAAVGSWLHRIVVNACLDRLRRNRIVDTELLPTHTAVADRTAEVETALVVRAALRRLSAGQRAAVVAVDMHGYSVADAALALGIAPGTVKSRCARGRARLAVLLGRPHPGRIALTAQPAHRVHHCA; encoded by the coding sequence ATGGGACAGCGGGAACGCAGCGACGCCGAACTGTTGGCCGCACATGTCGCCGGTGACCGCGATGCCTTCGGCGAGTTGTTCGGTCGTCACCACCGCAGGCTGTTGCTACTGGCCCGGCGCACCACCCGGTGTCGGGAGGACGCCGAGGACGCCCTGCAGGAGGCGATGCTGTCGGCCCACCGGACCGCCGGGTCGTTCCGCTACAACGCGGCCGTCGGCAGCTGGCTGCACCGGATCGTGGTGAACGCCTGCCTGGATCGGTTGCGCCGCAACAGGATTGTCGACACCGAACTGCTGCCCACCCACACCGCGGTGGCTGATCGCACCGCCGAGGTGGAGACCGCGCTGGTGGTGCGCGCGGCGCTGCGGCGGCTCTCGGCCGGTCAGCGCGCCGCGGTGGTGGCCGTCGACATGCACGGATATTCGGTCGCCGACGCCGCCCTGGCACTCGGGATCGCACCGGGCACCGTCAAGAGTCGCTGTGCGCGCGGTCGTGCCCGGCTGGCCGTCCTGCTCGGCCGTCCGCACCCCGGCCGGATAGCCTTGACGGCGCAGCCCGCACACCGGGTTCACCACTGCGCCTGA
- the trxB gene encoding thioredoxin-disulfide reductase — MSEAPTIHDVIIIGSGPAGYTAAVYTARAQLAPLVFEGTAFGGALMTTTEVENFPGFRNGIMGPELMDEMREQALRFGADLRMEDIESVDLRGPVKSVVTADGETHHARAVILAMGAAARYLNIPGEQELLGRGVSSCATCDGFFFRDQDIAVIGGGDSAMEEATFLTRFARSVTLIHRREEFRASKIMLARARENDKIRFLTNTVPVAVEGSETVTGLRVRDTATGAESTLPVTGVFVAIGHDPRSALVRDQVDLDSDGYVLVQQPGSRTSLEGVFAAGDLVDRTYRQAITAAGTGCAAAIDAERWLAESAEATHDNSTETLMGAPQ; from the coding sequence ATGTCTGAGGCACCGACCATCCACGACGTGATCATCATCGGTTCCGGTCCCGCCGGGTACACCGCGGCGGTCTACACCGCGCGGGCCCAGCTCGCCCCGCTGGTCTTCGAGGGCACCGCGTTCGGGGGCGCCCTGATGACCACCACCGAGGTGGAGAACTTCCCCGGGTTCCGCAACGGCATCATGGGCCCGGAACTGATGGACGAGATGCGGGAGCAGGCGCTGCGCTTCGGCGCGGACCTGCGCATGGAGGACATCGAATCCGTGGACCTGCGGGGTCCGGTCAAGTCCGTGGTGACCGCGGACGGCGAGACGCACCACGCCCGGGCGGTCATCTTGGCGATGGGGGCCGCCGCCCGCTACCTGAACATCCCCGGCGAACAGGAACTGCTCGGCCGGGGTGTGAGTTCGTGTGCCACCTGCGACGGCTTCTTCTTCCGCGACCAAGACATCGCGGTGATCGGCGGCGGGGACTCCGCGATGGAGGAGGCCACCTTCTTGACCCGCTTCGCGCGCAGCGTGACGCTGATACACCGCCGCGAGGAGTTCCGCGCCTCGAAGATCATGCTCGCGCGGGCACGGGAGAACGACAAGATCCGGTTCCTCACCAACACCGTCCCGGTGGCCGTCGAGGGTTCGGAGACCGTGACCGGCCTGCGGGTGCGCGACACCGCCACCGGCGCCGAGAGCACGCTGCCGGTGACCGGCGTGTTCGTGGCGATCGGCCACGATCCCCGGTCGGCGCTGGTGCGCGACCAGGTGGACCTGGACTCCGACGGCTATGTGCTGGTCCAGCAGCCGGGATCGCGGACCTCCCTGGAAGGGGTGTTCGCCGCCGGCGACCTGGTGGACCGCACCTACCGACAGGCCATCACCGCCGCCGGCACCGGCTGTGCGGCCGCGATCGACGCCGAACGCTGGCTGGCAGAATCAGCCGAAGCGACCCACGACAACAGCACCGAAACCCTGATGGGAGCACCCCAGTGA